In a genomic window of Amycolatopsis japonica:
- a CDS encoding ESX secretion-associated protein EspG, whose product MPASFSMSMAQLDVVLEELGLGRFVLPFEIPTVGTTITERERHCEEIWAGLADRGFARGRELLRDYEQSLRLWATGDFVLTMEAHEVEEDAEYLYRGAWNSRLGIVSQQRGFDILFEPVYPEQVVTTLLGYLPSLPPFPGRVTTSSTLPPAKRPDDPFDEDPNNLRLGAAARFFEHPLARLGTISVTLRDDRGKPQQKSVQWFDSLQGRFMLTTDRFPDGEVRRTFTPTSGSHLARWVHDLVEAARVGSA is encoded by the coding sequence GTGCCTGCGTCATTTTCGATGTCGATGGCCCAGCTCGACGTCGTACTCGAAGAACTCGGGCTCGGCAGATTCGTGCTGCCCTTCGAGATCCCGACCGTCGGAACCACCATCACCGAACGCGAGCGGCACTGCGAAGAGATCTGGGCGGGGCTGGCCGACCGAGGCTTCGCCCGCGGCCGCGAACTCCTGCGCGACTACGAACAATCCCTCCGGCTCTGGGCCACCGGGGACTTCGTCCTCACCATGGAGGCGCACGAGGTGGAGGAGGACGCCGAATACCTCTATCGGGGTGCGTGGAACAGCCGCCTGGGCATCGTGAGCCAGCAGCGCGGCTTCGACATCCTCTTCGAGCCGGTCTACCCCGAACAGGTCGTCACGACGCTGCTCGGCTATCTGCCGTCCCTGCCGCCGTTCCCCGGTCGGGTGACGACGTCCAGCACGCTCCCCCCGGCCAAACGACCGGACGACCCGTTCGACGAGGACCCGAACAACCTCCGCCTGGGCGCGGCCGCCCGCTTCTTCGAACACCCGCTCGCGCGGCTGGGCACGATCAGCGTCACCCTGCGCGACGATCGGGGTAAACCGCAGCAGAAGAGCGTCCAATGGTTCGACAGCCTTCAGGGCCGCTTCATGCTCACCACCGACCGCTTCCCCGACGGCGAAGTCCGCCGCACGTTCACCCCGACGAGTGGCTCTCACCTGGCGCGATGGGTCCACGACCTGGTCGAAGCCGCCCGCGTCGGCAGCGCGTGA
- a CDS encoding DUF3558 family protein, with product MSQYGAKFPKRSLLIALAALPLALAGCTTEKPGNPTPSIPAPSTSGQGSSASPQDAFGDLKACDLLEPIASSLGFDPPAAETYESDNGCGSSKPRYGTVAVYLVPNAGITELKTDTGEMNQITVAGRKAVELPGSAGKGACLIGIAVAEKARATVNLGLSNSGTTEQACTDAKSIAEQIAPKLPQGS from the coding sequence ATGAGCCAGTACGGTGCCAAGTTTCCGAAGCGTTCTCTTCTGATCGCGCTCGCAGCCCTACCACTCGCCCTTGCGGGGTGCACGACCGAGAAACCCGGAAATCCGACTCCGTCGATTCCCGCGCCGTCAACATCCGGCCAAGGCTCCAGCGCCTCCCCCCAAGATGCCTTCGGTGATTTGAAGGCATGCGATCTGCTTGAGCCGATCGCTTCTTCACTGGGATTCGATCCTCCCGCGGCCGAGACGTACGAGAGTGACAACGGTTGCGGTTCGAGCAAGCCGCGATACGGGACGGTAGCGGTCTACCTCGTGCCCAATGCGGGAATCACGGAGCTGAAGACCGACACCGGGGAGATGAACCAGATCACCGTCGCCGGCCGCAAGGCGGTCGAGCTGCCTGGAAGCGCGGGCAAGGGCGCCTGTCTGATCGGGATCGCCGTTGCCGAGAAGGCCCGGGCGACGGTGAATCTCGGCCTTTCGAACAGCGGCACGACTGAACAGGCTTGCACGGACGCGAAGTCCATCGCCGAGCAGATCGCACCGAAGCTTCCCCAAGGCAGCTGA
- a CDS encoding DUF3558 family protein — protein sequence MRITARRVNRTAAFLFLPISLLTVSGCTSAKTGTPTATAGTSSRPQTAPPAEGVFGDLKACDLLEPVTSEKGFSPAAPETYQSDNGCRANKPRYGTATTYLVENAGISDLKPDGGQTTETSVTGKKAVEISGGGGKGNCLIGISVTDKSRATVSVTLSSGTTEQACTDAKSIAEQIAPKLPQGS from the coding sequence ATGCGCATAACCGCCCGCCGGGTCAATAGAACTGCCGCCTTTCTCTTCCTGCCCATCTCCCTGCTGACTGTTTCCGGATGCACCTCGGCGAAAACCGGAACACCGACGGCAACCGCGGGCACCTCCAGTCGACCACAGACAGCACCTCCCGCCGAAGGGGTTTTCGGCGATTTGAAGGCATGTGATCTCCTGGAACCCGTCACCAGCGAGAAGGGGTTCAGTCCGGCAGCCCCGGAGACCTACCAAAGCGACAACGGCTGCCGCGCCAACAAGCCACGCTATGGCACCGCCACCACCTACCTGGTCGAGAACGCCGGCATTTCCGACCTGAAACCGGACGGCGGGCAGACCACTGAGACAAGTGTGACAGGAAAGAAGGCTGTAGAAATTTCCGGCGGCGGCGGTAAAGGGAATTGCCTGATCGGAATTTCGGTCACGGACAAATCCAGGGCCACGGTGAGCGTGACTCTGTCAAGTGGCACGACTGAACAGGCTTGCACGGACGCGAAGTCCATCGCCGAGCAGATCGCACCGAAGCTTCCCCAAGGCAGCTGA
- a CDS encoding tetratricopeptide repeat protein, protein MSEEPRRPRHAAPDDATPEREAESASWTPPAPVRWETPEPSISGRLDLAEPSRPKPKPQPETDAERTIYHAPVQRPQTPPRGQQRPIPGAEDPTRPPGDMAPVSPQTQVVRPAWQAPADAPQPTSVLSSPAPETQSIMPPTPRVDNGPGPLPDPGTESVLPERSSESRGTGTGTGSGSHGTGTGTGTGSFPGTARRTSSRTSRRGRLGAGLVDVPQVPYRDPASAVLENPMVAEEKRFCGSCSAKVGRGKDGKPGSPEGECEKCGNPFSFVPKLRPNEIVGGQYEVLGALAYGGLGWIYLAQDHNVSDRWVVLKGLIDTGDATAMAAAANEQRFLAEVEHPNIVKIHNFVQHPDGDTGNSVGYIVMEYVGGQSLRQLALAHHRETKRPEPLPIGQVIAYGLEILPAMGYLHGQNLLYCDLKPDNVIQTHEQLKLIDLGAVRRIDDYESPLFFTTGYSAPELATHGASVASDLYTVGRTLAVLSFEFSGYTSKYKTTLPGPDVVPLFALFGSYYRFLKRATHTDPDRRFIAAEDMADQLTGVLREIMALGTGKQRPGASTVFGPETRTFGVDMVVPEHGGSVPLPDPGEVVAGLPIPQVDTDDPAAGVLASTVALDPAGAIESLSGAPRESIEVRLRIVRARIELGELVEAQRQLQAAQYLAIKAGFPHDWRIDWYRGLIELAGGRSRVAHVAFEAVYDDLPGEIAPKLALAVSAEGVGDYFGAARYYELVWRTDRSYVSAAFGLARVYLAQGARASAIEVLEAVPASSSHHVAAQVAAIKIKTRINGGGKDPVMVSERDLVDASTRLERLQLDAERRTRLSAEVLEAAYGWLNSQNQPTPGAKVLGCALEERDLRFGLERCYRTLARLAGSVDQRVELVDKANAIRPRTLT, encoded by the coding sequence GTGTCGGAAGAGCCGCGCCGTCCTCGGCACGCAGCGCCGGACGACGCCACGCCGGAGCGTGAGGCGGAGTCCGCGTCCTGGACGCCGCCGGCGCCGGTCCGCTGGGAAACGCCCGAACCGTCCATTTCCGGCAGGCTCGATCTCGCCGAGCCGTCGCGGCCCAAGCCGAAGCCCCAGCCGGAGACGGACGCCGAGCGCACGATCTATCACGCGCCCGTCCAGCGTCCGCAGACTCCGCCGCGCGGCCAGCAGCGGCCGATCCCCGGCGCCGAGGATCCGACGCGTCCGCCGGGCGACATGGCCCCGGTGAGCCCGCAGACCCAGGTCGTCCGCCCCGCGTGGCAGGCACCCGCCGACGCGCCGCAGCCGACCAGCGTGCTCTCCTCGCCGGCACCGGAGACGCAGAGCATCATGCCGCCGACGCCGCGCGTCGACAACGGGCCCGGGCCGCTGCCGGACCCGGGCACGGAAAGCGTCCTTCCCGAACGTTCCAGCGAAAGCCGGGGAACCGGCACCGGCACCGGGTCGGGCAGCCACGGCACCGGAACCGGGACCGGGACGGGTTCGTTCCCCGGAACCGCACGCCGGACGTCGTCCCGCACGTCGCGTCGCGGCCGTCTCGGCGCCGGGCTCGTCGACGTCCCGCAGGTGCCGTACCGCGACCCGGCGTCCGCCGTCCTCGAGAACCCGATGGTGGCCGAGGAGAAACGCTTCTGCGGCAGCTGCAGTGCCAAGGTCGGCCGCGGCAAGGACGGCAAGCCCGGTTCGCCAGAGGGCGAATGCGAGAAGTGCGGGAACCCGTTCTCCTTCGTCCCGAAGCTGCGGCCGAACGAGATCGTCGGCGGCCAGTACGAGGTGCTCGGCGCGCTCGCGTACGGCGGCCTCGGCTGGATCTACCTCGCGCAGGACCACAACGTCAGCGACCGCTGGGTGGTGCTCAAGGGCCTGATCGACACCGGCGACGCCACCGCGATGGCGGCCGCCGCCAACGAGCAGCGGTTCCTCGCCGAGGTCGAGCACCCCAACATCGTCAAGATCCACAACTTCGTGCAGCACCCGGACGGCGACACCGGCAACTCGGTCGGCTACATCGTCATGGAGTACGTCGGCGGTCAGTCCCTGCGCCAGCTCGCGCTCGCGCACCACCGCGAGACCAAGCGCCCGGAGCCGCTGCCCATCGGCCAGGTGATCGCCTACGGGCTCGAGATCCTGCCCGCCATGGGCTACCTGCACGGCCAGAACCTGCTGTACTGCGACCTCAAGCCCGACAACGTCATCCAGACGCACGAACAGCTCAAGCTGATCGACCTCGGCGCGGTCCGCCGCATCGACGACTACGAGAGCCCGCTGTTCTTCACCACCGGCTACAGCGCGCCCGAACTGGCGACGCACGGCGCTTCGGTGGCATCGGACCTGTACACGGTCGGCCGCACGCTCGCCGTGCTCAGCTTCGAATTCTCCGGCTACACCAGCAAGTACAAGACGACCTTGCCCGGCCCGGACGTCGTGCCGCTGTTCGCGCTCTTCGGTTCGTACTACCGCTTCCTGAAGCGCGCGACGCACACCGACCCGGACCGCCGGTTCATCGCGGCCGAGGACATGGCCGACCAGCTGACCGGCGTGCTCCGCGAGATCATGGCGCTGGGCACCGGGAAACAGCGTCCTGGCGCGTCGACCGTCTTCGGGCCGGAGACCCGCACGTTCGGCGTCGACATGGTCGTTCCGGAACACGGCGGGAGCGTGCCGCTGCCCGATCCGGGCGAAGTGGTCGCGGGGCTCCCGATCCCGCAGGTCGACACGGACGACCCGGCGGCCGGTGTGCTGGCCTCGACGGTCGCGCTCGATCCCGCGGGCGCGATCGAGTCGCTGTCCGGGGCACCGCGCGAGTCGATCGAGGTCCGGCTGCGCATCGTCCGTGCCCGGATCGAGCTCGGCGAGCTGGTCGAGGCGCAGCGGCAGCTGCAGGCCGCGCAGTACCTCGCGATCAAGGCCGGTTTCCCGCACGACTGGCGGATCGACTGGTACCGCGGCCTGATCGAGCTCGCGGGCGGACGGTCCCGCGTCGCGCACGTCGCGTTCGAAGCGGTGTACGACGACCTGCCCGGCGAGATCGCGCCGAAGCTGGCCTTGGCCGTCAGCGCGGAAGGGGTCGGGGACTACTTCGGCGCCGCGCGCTACTACGAGCTGGTGTGGCGAACGGACCGCTCGTACGTCAGCGCCGCCTTCGGGCTCGCTCGCGTGTACCTCGCGCAAGGCGCCAGGGCCAGCGCGATCGAGGTGTTGGAAGCCGTCCCGGCGTCGTCGTCGCATCACGTCGCCGCGCAGGTGGCCGCGATCAAGATCAAGACCAGGATCAACGGCGGCGGCAAGGATCCGGTGATGGTGTCGGAGCGCGACCTCGTCGACGCCTCGACGCGTTTGGAGCGCCTGCAGCTCGACGCCGAACGCCGCACTCGTTTGTCGGCGGAGGTCCTCGAAGCGGCGTACGGCTGGCTCAACTCGCAGAACCAGCCGACACCGGGCGCGAAGGTCCTGGGCTGTGCCTTGGAGGAACGAGACCTGCGGTTCGGGCTCGAGCGCTGCTATCGGACGTTGGCGCGGTTGGCCGGATCGGTCGACCAGCGGGTCGAACTCGTCGACAAGGCGAACGCGATCCGGCCGCGAACCCTCACCTAG